The genomic stretch GGTCGAAGAGGCCGCCGCGCACCGCCCGCGCAAGCCGTTCCGGTTGGCCGGCGCGACCCCTGCCGGGTCGTCCAAGGCAAGGAAGACGCGGCACAAACGGTAAGCTCACGATCGGATATCATCTACGACTATCGATATTCGCTTTTGCCTGACCGCAATCCTACGAGGTCGGATGACGCTGGTTGAAAAGACGACGGTCGGACTGCTGGCAGTGCTGGCAATGGCGTTTGGGCACGACCATGCCGCGTTTGCGCAGGTGCCGGCCACGCCCATGGCGATTGGCGAGGTCGTGGACGCGGCCAGCAAGGACCTGCCCGCCGTCGCCGAAGCCGCCGCCCGGGCAAGCGCGGCATCGGCGGCCATCGGCGAGTTCAGGGCCGCCTACCTGCCGCGCGTCGATGGCCTGTGGCAGTTGAATCGCGCGAGCCGCAACAACGTGTTCGGCCTGCTACTGCCGCAAAGCATCGTCCCCGCCATATCAGGTCCCGTACTCGGCACCGACAGCTTCGAAAGCGCCTGGGGCAGCGCCGCCGGCCTGCTGTTCTCAGCGGAAGTCTTCGACTTCGGCCGGCGATCGGCCACCGTCGACGCCGCCCGCGCCCAGGCCTCGGCCAGTGAGGCGCAGCTCAGCCTCGCGCGCCTTAACGCCGGCATCGCGGCGGCCGATGCCTACCTGGCCGCTCTCGGCGCCCAGCAAACCGTGGTGGCCGCCCGCGCCAACGTCGCTCGCCTGGAGACCCTGCAGGGCACGGTGAAGGCGCAGGTGGATGCGGAGCTGAAGCCGGGCGCCGACCAATCGCGCATCGATGCCGAAACCGCCGCCGCCCGCAACCGCCTGGTGGCGGCAGAGCAGGCATTGGCGCTCGCGAAGCTGGCGATTGCGCAGGCGGTGGGACGTCCGGATCTGGATCTCGTGCTGGTTCCCGCGAGCCTGTTGACCAATCAGCCGGCTCGCACGACTTCCGCCGAAACGGGCTCACCGGAACATCCGGCGATCACCGCCGCCACGCGAGCCGTCACCGCCGCCGAGATGAAGCGCGAAGCGACGGCCCGAGCGTTCAGGCCGCGATTCCTGTTCAATGGCGCGCTGGCGGCGCGCGCGAGCGGCGCCAGCGTCGATGGCACCATCGACAACGGGCATGGTCTGTGGCCCGATGTCCCGAACTGGGCCGCCGGCCTGACCGTCTCGTTTCCATTCCTCGACCTCACGGCGAATCGGGCGCGGCTCGCGGTCGAGGCAGCCGACACCGCCGCATCCCAGGCGCGGCTGCAGGGCGCGGTGCAACGTCGGCGCATCGAGACGCGGCAGGCGGATGTGCTGCTGGACGCCGCCGCGAAGATGGCCGCGAACATCCCGGCGCAGCTGTCGGCGGCGCGGCAGGCCGATGCGCAGGCGCGCGCCCGTTACGAGGCGGGGCTAACCGGCATTGTCGAAGTCGCCGACGCACAGCGGCTGCTGGCGCAGGCGGAAACCGAGGACGCACTGGCGTCACTGGCCGTGTGGCGCGCGCGACTCGCGCAGGCCGCCGCACACGGTGACCTGACGGCGTTTCTCACCGAGGCCGCGATGCCCACCGGGCCCCGCGTCAAACCCTGATCATGCGACTCACACTTGCGGCACTCTCCCGGCCGATCACCATCATCGTCGCCGTGCTCGGACTGGCGGTGGCGGCCGGGCTCGCCGTGCGCCGCATGCCGGTCGACATCTTCCCGACCGTCGGCGACCCCGCCGTCTACGTGGCCCAGCCCTACGGCGGCATGGACCCGGCACAGATGGACGGGTTCCTGACCTACTACTACGAGTACCACTTCCTCTACATCTCGGGCATCGAGCACATCGAGTCGAAGAGCATCCAGGGCGTCGCGCTGCTCAAGCTGGTGTTCCACCCGGGCACCGACATGAACCAGGCCATGGCGCAGGTGGTCGGCTACGTGAACCGGGCCCGCGCCTTCATGCCGCCCGGGGCCGTGCCGCCCTTCATCACGCGCTTCGATGCCGGCAGCGTGCCGATCGGCCAGCTGGTGTTCAGCAGTCCCACCCGCCTGCCGGCGGAAATGCAGGACATCGCCCTGAACCGCGTCCGGCCGCTGTTTGCCACGTTGCCTGGCGTATCCGCACCACCGCCCTTCGGTGGCAATCAACGCACCATCGTCGTACGCCTCGATCCGGAACGGCTGCAGTCGTATCGGGTGTCGCCGGAGGAGGCGATTGCCGCCGTCAATCGCGCCACCGTCGTCACGCCGTCGGGGAACGTGCGGACCGGCGACTTGAATCGCATTGCCTCCACCAACGCCACGCTTGGCGGCAACCTGTCGGAACTGCTCGAGGCGCCGGTGCGCGTGGGCTCCGGGACCACGGTCTACCTGCGAGACCTCGGGGTCGTGGAGAACGGCACCGACATCGTCTCCAGTTACGCGCACGTCAACGGCAAGCGCACCGTCTATATCCCTGTCACGAAACGCTCCGACGCCAGCACCCTCTCGGTGATCGCGGCAGTGCGGCAGAACCTGGCGGCGATGCAGGCGCTGGTACCCGAAGACGTGGAGATCCGGCTGGAGTTCGACCAGTCACGCTATGTGACCAGCGCGATCCGGAACCTGGTCACGGAGGGCCTGCTCGGCGCGCTGCTGACCGGCTTGATGGTGCTGCTGTTCCTGCGCGACTGGAAGAGCGCGCTGATTGTGGTGGCGACCATTCCCGGCGCGTTGATGGCGGCGGTGGTCGGGCTCTGGCTCGGCGGCCAGACCATGAACCTGATGACGCTGGGCGGCCTGGCCCTGGCCGTCGGTGTGCTGGTTGACGAAGCGACGGTGGCCATCGAGAGCATTCACTCGCAGTTGGGCCGTGGCGCGGCCAAGGTCGACGCGGTGATCGAGGCGAGCCGCGTGACGTCGGTGCCGCGGCTGCTCGCCATGCTGGTGGTGGTGGCGGTGTTCCTGCCGGCGTTCTCACTGGTCGGCGTGCCGCGCCAGCTGTTCGTGCCGTTGGCGCTGGCGGTAACGCTGGCGATGGCGGCATCGTATGTCCTGTCGAGCACGCTGGTGCCGGTGTTGTCGGCCTGGTGGCTGCGGACGCACGCCGACGATTCGCGGTCGTTCGCGAAGGCGCAGGCCCGCTACGCCGCCGTGCTGCACCGCGTGCTGGCCGCCCGAGGCGTGACGGTGATCGGTTACCTGGTCGCGTGCGCGGCCGTGCTCGCGGTGTTGCTGCCTCGCCTTGGTGTCGAGTTGTTCCCGGTGACCGGCAGCGATCAACTCCAGATGCGGCTGCGCGCGCCGACCGGCACGCGCATTGAACGGACCGAGCCGCTGACGCTTCGGGTGCTCGAAGCGGTCAAGAACGAGGTCGGCGCGGACAACGTCTCAATCAGCACCGCGTTCATCGGCGTGCAGCCGGCCAGTTACCCGATCAACACCATCTACCTGTGGACCTCCGGTCCGCACGAAGCGGTGCTGCTCGTGTCGCTGACGGCGGAGGCCAGCCGCGACGCCGCCGGGCTTCGCGAGCGCTTGCGGGCGCGGCTGAAGAAGGCCGTGCCAGAAATGACCGTCTCGTTCGAAGCCGGCGACATCGTCTCGCAGGTCATGAGCTTCGGTTCGCCGACACCGGTCGAAGTCGCGGTGCAGGGCCTCAACCTGCAGCAGAACCGCGAGCACGCCGCGAAGATCCAGGCCGCTCTGGCGCCGCTGCCGTTCCTTCGCGACCTGCAGATTGCCCAGCCGCTCGACTACCCGACGCTGAACGTCAACATCGATCGCGAACGGGCCGGCCAGTACGGCCTCACCATGAGCAACGTGGCGAGGTCCCTGCTCACAGCGACGGCGTCGAGCCGCTTCGTGGAACCCAACTACTGGCGTGACCCGGTGGGCGGCAACGCCTTTCAGATCCAGGTGGAGATTCCGCAGAGCCGCATCGCTTCAGCGCAGGATCTCGAGGCGCTGCCGGTGATGGCGGGGGGCACCCAGGCCACCACCCTCGGCGATGTCGCCTCCGTTGCCACGGGGGTGATGCCGGGAATGATCGAGCGCTATAACGGTCAACGCGTCGTCAGCATGACGGCCAACCTGCATGGCATGACGCTTGGCCAGGCCCTGCCGGCCATCCGCGACGCCATTGCCACCGTTGGCGAAGTGCCGCGTGGCGTGACCGTGGCGCTCAGGGGACAGGTGCCGGCGCTCGAACAGACCGTGAGTGCCCTTCAATCTGGCCTCGGCCTCTCAGTCCTGGCCATCGCATTGCTTCTGACGGCGTACTTTCAATCGTGGCGGCTCGCGCTCGCCGTGCTGGCGGCCGTGCCGGCGGCGCTCTCGGGCGTGGTGCTGATGCTCTGGGCGACGGGGACCTCGATGAACGTGCAGTCGTTCGTCGGCGCCACCATGGCCACCGGCATCGGCGTGGCCAACGCCATCCTGCTCGTCTCGTTTGCCGAAGCCGCCCGCCGGCAAGGGGAATCCAGCCTCAGCGCCGCGGCCACCGGCAGCGTCGGCCGGCTTCGCGCCGTGCTGATGACCGCCGCCGCCATGATGATTGGCATGGTCCCCATGGCGCTTGGCCTCGGCGATGGCGGCGACCAGGCGGCGCCGCTCGGCCGCGCCGTGATCGGCGGGCTGATGGCCGCCACCGCCGCCACCCTGCTCGTGGTTCCCGCGTGTTACGCCCTGCTCCAGGCCTCCGCATCAACGCGGACGGCGTCCCTCAACCCTTCGGATCTCGCGAGTGATGGTCATGCACCTTCATAGATCGTTCGTCGCCTTCAGTGCCGCCCTCGTGTTGATCAGCCCGGCAGTCGCGCGTGGGCAAGCGGTGGAGACCGCGCCGGTGACCCGGCGCGCCGACCAGCGCGTGGTGCAGTTGCCGGGCGAGCTGACGCCGTTCCAGGCCTCTGCCCTGTCGGCCCGCATCGGCGGCTTCGTTGAGCACGTGCAGGTCGATCGCGGCAGTGTCGTCAAGCAAGGCCAGGTGCTCGCCACGCTCGCGGTGCCGGAACTGACCGCGCAGTCGGCGGAGGCGCGGTCGCGGGTGTTGCTGGCCGAAGCGAGACGCGCCGAAGCCGAGTCGAAGGTGACGACGGTGGTGTCGACGCTGGAGCGGCTGAAGCGCGCCGCCTCGACACCCGGGACGGTGGCCGGCCTCGACCTGCTGCGCGCCGAGGAAGACGTGGCGTCGGCGCGCGCGGCCTTCCAGACGCAAGTCCAGGCCATCGAAGGCGCCAAGGCGGCGCTGCAGTCCGTGCTCGCGCTCGAAGAGTACCGCTCCATCGTCGCGCCCTTCGCGGGGCGGATTACCGAGCGCCTGGTGCACCCCGGCGCGTTGGTTGGGCCGACCACCGGCCCGTTATTTCGACTCGAACAAGTCTCCCGCCTGCGGTTGGTGCTGCCGGTGCCGGAACACAGCCTGGGCGTGATCGCCATGGGCCGGATCCTGGAGTTCCGGGTGCCGGCGCATCCAGGACGAACGTTCAGCGCGAAGCTCGCGCGCAGCGCCGGTTCGCTTGATTCCCGGACGCGGACGATGTCGATTGAGGCGGATGTCGATAACGCGGCCGGACTGCTGGCACCCGGCATGTTTCCCGAGGTGTCATGGACGATCGCGCGTGAAACCGCCGGAATGCTGGTACCCGCCACGGCCGTCGTGACCACCACGGAACGGACGTTCGTGATCAGGGTCACCAACGGCAAAGCCGAATGGGTCACGGTCAAGAAAGGCGCCGCCGCGGGGGATCAAGTGGAAGTGGCGGGCGACCTCAAGCCGGGCGACCTCGTGGTCAAGCGGGCGACCGACGAGATCCGTAACGGATCCGTTCTGAAGTCCTGATCGTCACCTGACTCAACCAGCCGGCCGCAAGTTGGCAAACACCCCAAAGCCCGGAGCGACGCGGCCGTTGTAGCGGGGCGCGAGCAACGCCGGCAGCATGCTGAGATTGAGATGCGCGCCGATGCCCGGCGCCCACCCCTTGATCGGTGGCAGTTGGCGCAGGTAGCCCAACTGCGCCTTCCCGACCGTGAAGATGCTGGTGATGTATTCGTGCACGTGGAGGTCGTGAGCGGGTTTGCCGACCACCTCCAGCCTGGCGAACCAATGGTGCCGGCCATTGACCGAGCGCAGGCTGGACTCGGCCAACACGGCATGGGTCGATTGCGTGAGCGTGCCCCCTGGAACGGCGCTGGTGTCGCGATTGACGCCGTAGGCGATCGTGCCGGCCCAGCCGCCGGCACCGCGCGTTGGACGGAAGTACATGGCCGACGCGGTGGCGCGGTTCACGTCCTGCCGCGGCTGGCTGCCGAGGCCGGCTTCAGCTTCGCGCAGGTGACCGGCTGACACCTGCAACGACCAGCGGTCGCTGGGGGCAACCGAGATGCGGCCCGACACCGAGTCGAGCGCGGCCATCTCCAGGCCGGCGCGCGCGTCATCCGGTTCCCGTCCGTTGAACGCCGACGCTTCGGCGCGCCATCGCGAGCCGGACACGCCGGCGGTGATCACGCCGAACGCGATGTGGGTCGCGTCGAGCCAGTGGTGCGTGATCGGCGCAATCGGGTTGGGCATCGCCGACGCGCGGTGTGGAAACGCCGGCGGCCCCAGCGCCGACTCCCCTGCCAACGCCGCGTAGCCATGGAAACGGAGACGATCGGAGAGCGGCCGCTCGTAGTCAACGGCCAGTTCCATGAACAGGTCGTGCGGATGCTGTTGATCGTGAATCGAATCGCCGTCGCAGACTTCGCCGGTGGCCAGCAGGTCCGGATACCCGCAGCCGCCAATGGTCCACGGCTCGGCGCTGAGCATCGCCCGCACGCCGACGCGGCCGCGGCCGAGCGGACGACGCGCCATGCCCATGAACCAGTTGATGCTGCCGAACTGCCGGCTGGTGCGATGGACTTCTCCGGATTCGTAGAGGAACTGCGCGAAGACGTTGGCGTGGCCCATGAACATCCAGTCGCCAACGGCGGCGTGGATGCCGGACATCGGCGTCGCCGCGGGTTGCCACGACGTCCCGGACGACTCCTCGGCGCGGTGCTGCTGGGCAGCGGCGGGCATCGCGAGGACGAGCAAGGCGGCCAGGCCGCAGGCGAACCGACTCAAGACTCCCTTTATAGCACTGGCCCGTTTGAGCCATGACGGTGAAGGATTTCTTCTGGAGCCGGGTGGGGTTGACCGGACTCCGCCGCCGCGGCATTATTCAAGCATCTATTTGAATACTTGAGCCATGCCAAAGCCCGTTCGCTTCAAGACCGCCGTCTACGACCTGATCGCCCAGGTCGGCAAGGCCGCATCGAACCCGGTGCGCCTCGAGATTCTCGACCTGCTGGCGCAGGCGCCGCGCACCGTCGAGGCCGTCGCCGGCCAGATCGAGCACAGCGTCGCCAACACCTCGCACCACCTGCAGGTGTTGCGACGCGCGCGCCTGGTCGAGACCGAGAAGGCCGGCCTCTACGTCACCTATCGCCTGGCCGACGCGCTGGTCGGCACCTTCGTGCTCCAGCTGCGGACGCTGGCCCGCGCCCGGCTGGACGAGATCGACCGAGTCCGCCGCGACTATCTCGACCACCGCGGCGCATTGGATGCCGTTGGGCAGAACGAGCTGATCCGCAAGGTGCGATCGGGCGAGGTCACCGTGGTCGACGTCCGGCCGGCCCGCGAATTCGACGCCGGCCACATCCCGGGCGCCGTCTCCATTCCCCTGGGCGAATTGAAGAAACGGCTCCGCGAACTCCCCAAGCACCGTGACATCGTCGCCTACTGCCGCGGGCCCTACTGCGTGATGTCTACTGATGCCGCCGCGCTGCTGCGGGCGAAGGGGTACCGGGCGCAGGCGATGGCGGAAGGCGTGCCGGAGTGGCGCGCCAAGGGCTGGCGCATCGACACCAGCAAGGGCCGTCGCGAGAGCGCGCGCCCATGACTGCGTCTGCGCCGACGGAAGGCGCCGCCATCCGGCTCGGGCTGCGCGAGAACCTCGGTCAGTTCTCGCTCCTGATCGTGGTCAACGCGTTCGTCGGCGCCATGGTCGGCCTGGAACGCAGCATCCTGCCGGCGATCGCGGAGCAGGAGTTCCAGCTCGCCGCCCGCACCGCCGTGCTGTCGTTCATCGTCGTCTTCGGTGTGGCGAAGGCGCTCACCAACTACGGCGCCGGCCGATTGTCCGATCGGTGGGGACGGAAGCACGTCCTCGTCGCCGGGTGGCTGGTCGCCGCTCCGGTCCCTTTCCTGCTCATGTGGGCGCCAACCTGGAACTGGATCCTGTTCGCCAACCTCCTGCTCGGCATCAGCCAGGGGCTGACCTGGTCAACGACCGTGATCATGAAGATCGACCTGGTCGGCCCGAAGCAGCGTGGGCTGGCCATGGGCCTGAACGAGTTCGCCGGCTACCTGGCGGTGGCCGCCAGCGCCCTGGCCACGGGCTGGATCGCCACGCGATACGGCGTGCGCCCGCAACCGTTCTATCTCGGCGTGGTGTACGTCATCGTCGGTCTGGCGCTGTCGGCGCTCCTCGTTCGCGAGACCCGTCATCACGTCTCGCACGAATCCGCGCTCGCCGGGGCCCTGCCGCCCGGCGGCATCCCCACGGCGCGCGAGGTGTTCTGGCGCACGACGCTGCTCGACCGCGACCTGTCGAGCATCAGCCAGGCAGGCCTCGTCAACAACCTCAACGACGGCATGGCCTGGGGTCTCTTCCCGATGGTGTTCGCGGCGGCCGGCATGAACCTGGCGCAGGTCGGACTGCTCGCCGCGGTCTATCCCGCCACGTGGGGTGTGAGCCAGTTGGTGACCGGCGCGCTGTCGGATCGCATCGGCCGCAAGCCGCTGATTGTCTGGGGCATGTGGATCCAGGCGGCCGGCATCGGCGTGGTGACGATGGCGCAGGCGTTCACCGGGTTTGTCGTGGGTGGACTGCTGCTGGGCATCGGCACGGCGATGGTCTACCCCGCACTCCTCGCGGCCATCGGCGACGTCGCCCACCCCAGGTGGCGGGCCTCCGCGGTGGGGGTGTATCGCCTGTGGCGTGACCTCGGCTATGCCATCGGTGCGCTGCTCGCGGGCATCACGGCCGACGCCTTCGGCCTCAACGTCGCGATGTGGGTGATCGCGGCGCTCACCTTCGTGTCAGGACTCGTCTCGGCGCTTCGGATGTCGGAAACACTGCAGGTTCCACGGGAGTAGGACTCATGCCGAACACACTCTTCATCTTGAATGACCCTCCGTATGGAACGGAGCGCAGCTACAACGCCCTCCGCCTCGCGGGCTCGTTGTCCAAGCGCGAAGGCGAGGACGTGAAGGTCTTCCTTCTTGGCGACGCGGCCAGCTGCGCCAAGAAGGACCAGAAGGTGCCGCAGGGGTACTACAACACGGAGCTCATGCTGCGAGCCGTCGGCCGCCACGGCGGCGAGATCGGCGTCTGCGGCACGTGCATGGATGCCAGGGGGATCGCCGACCCGGAGCTCATCGACACCACGCACCGGAGCACGCTCGAGGAGTTGACCAACTGGGTGCAGTGGGCCGATCGCGCGCTGGTGTTCTAGGCCGCAGGTTGGCGCAGATTACTCAGACTTCCAGCAGCAAAGGAGACGGCCCATGGCTGACTCGAAGACGGTTCTGATTCTCGGTGGTGGCGTCGGCGGTATCGCAACGGCGCGGGCGCTTCGCAAGCACCTGCCGAAGCAGCACCGCGTGGTGCTGGTCGATCGCGAGCGCGATCACGTGTTCGCACCCGTCACTCCTGTGGCTCATGGTCGGCCAGCGCACCGCTGGCGCGATCACCCGTCCACTGGCCCGCCTGGCCCGCAAAGGGATCGACGTCCGCATCGGCAATATCGAGCACATCGATCCTGAGCGGCGAACGGCGACGGTGGCCGGCGAGACACTCGAGGCCGATTACCTGGTCATCACGCTGGGCGCCGACCTGTCCCCGGAATCAATTCCCGGCCTCGCCGAATCGGGGCACAACTTCTACACGCGCAGCGGCGCCGAGTCACTGTGGGCGGCGCTCCGGCAGCTGCGCACTGGTCGCATCGTGGTGCTCACCGCCGCCCCGGCCTACAAGTGCCCGGCGGCGCCGTACGAAGGCGCGATGCTGATCGACGGCTGGTGCCGCGAGCAGGGACTGCGCGACGCCGTGCAGATTGATGTCTATGCCGCCGAGCCGGCGCCGATGGGCGTGGCGGGTCCCCACGTCTCGAGCGCCGTCACGCAACTGCTCGCCGCGAAGGGCATCCCCTATCACCCCGGGCATCAGGTGACGGCGGTGGATGCCAGCCGGAAGCGCCTGACCTTTGCAAACGGCGAGGAGGCCGCCTTCGACCTGCTCGCCTACGTGCCACCTCATCGCGCGCCGGCTGTGATTCGCGACAGCGGCCTGGCGAGTGACAGCGGCTGGATGTCCGTGGACCGCCACACAATGCAGACACGGTGGCCCAACGTCTACGCCATCGGCGACGTCGTCTCGATCCCGCTGACGCTCGGGAAGCCGCTACCGAAGGCCGGCGTGTTTGCCCACAGCCAGGCCAGGGTCGTCGCCGGCAACATCGCCCAGGCCATTGCCGGCCAGGTCGAATCGGCGCGCTTCGATGGCCACGGCGACTGCTTCATTGAGATTGGCGGGGGCAAGGCTGGCATGGGCGGCGGCAACTTCTACGCGGAGCCGAAGCCGGAGGTGACCCTGCGTCCACCGGCTCGGCGATGGCATCTCGGCAAGGTCTGGGTGGAGAAGTCGTGGCTCTATACCAAGCTGTAAGTGTCCGCTCGGAGCATCCCCACGCAACCGGCCGTCCGACAGGCTAGAGATGGAGGCCGGCGCCGGCCTGTTCAACCGTCCGTCCGTCGCGAATGTGATAGATGCGCTTGAACGTCGGGATGATCTTCTCGTCGTGGGTCACGACGATGATGGCCGTCTCGTACTGGGTGGCCAGTTGATGGAGGATGCGCATCACCGCCAGGCCGCGCTCGCTGTCGAGGGGCGCCGTCGGCTCGTCCGCCAGGATCACCGGCGGCCGGTTGGCCAGCGCCCGGGCAATCGACACGCGCTGCTGTTCGCCGCCCGAGAGCTCAGACGGCAGCGCGGAGGCGCGATGCGCCACATCGAGCGCCTGCAGCAGTTCCCGGGCGCGCGCACGGGACTCCCCATTCGGATGTCCCGCAAGCATCAGCAGCAACGCCACGTTGTCGGTGGCGTCGAGAAACGGAATCAGGTACGGCGCCTGGAAGATGAAGCCAATGCGGTCACGGCGGAGCACCCGGAGATCGGGGATCTTCCACCCGTGGTCGTAAATCACGGTGCCGCCCAGGGTCATGCGGCCCCGCGTGGGCTCGATCACCGCGCCCAGGCATTTGAGCAGGGTGGTCTTGCCCGATCCACTCGGGCCAATCAGGCCCACCACTTCACCTGGCGCCACCTCCATGTTGACGTCGACGAGGGCATCAACCGCGGTGTCGCCCGCGCCGTAGCGCTTGCTCAGGCCTTCGATCCGGATGCCGACGCCCGCCGCCATGTCAGCCGCCGATCGCCGTCGCCGGGTCCACCGCCAGCGCGGCGCGAATGGCCAGCGTGCTGGCCAGCACGCACACCACCATCACGATCACGAACCCGCGCACGGCATCGCCGGGCTCGAGCAGCACGTAGCGCGGAAAGATCGGGCCCCACAGCGTGGCGGCGATCTTCCCCACCGCGAAGCCAACCACGCCCAGCCCCAGAGCCTGCTGCAGGATCATGCTGGCGATGGTGCGATTGTGCGTGCCAATCAGCTTGAGCACCGCGATCTCCCGGATCTTGCCCAGCGTCATGGTGTAGATGATGAACGCCACGATCGCCGCGCTGACAATGGTCAGGATGACGAGGAACATGCCAATTTGCCGCGACGCCGTGGCGATCATCTTGGCGATCAGGATGTTTTCCATTTGCGCGCGCGTGAACACCTGCAGGTGTTTCCACCGGCGGATGCCCTGCGCGACCTCCTCGGACGAACGGCCCTCGGCCACCCGCACGAGCACCGCGTTGACGTTGTGGTTGCTGGCCTGGGAGTCGTCGAAGGCCGCCGGCACGCGATTGAGCGCCGCGGTCGCGGCCGTGCGCGCGCGCTCGTTGACGATGGCGTCGTTGTCCTTGAGGAACTGGGCCTCCTGCGCGTCCTTGAGGGG from Vicinamibacterales bacterium encodes the following:
- a CDS encoding TolC family protein, producing MTLVEKTTVGLLAVLAMAFGHDHAAFAQVPATPMAIGEVVDAASKDLPAVAEAAARASAASAAIGEFRAAYLPRVDGLWQLNRASRNNVFGLLLPQSIVPAISGPVLGTDSFESAWGSAAGLLFSAEVFDFGRRSATVDAARAQASASEAQLSLARLNAGIAAADAYLAALGAQQTVVAARANVARLETLQGTVKAQVDAELKPGADQSRIDAETAAARNRLVAAEQALALAKLAIAQAVGRPDLDLVLVPASLLTNQPARTTSAETGSPEHPAITAATRAVTAAEMKREATARAFRPRFLFNGALAARASGASVDGTIDNGHGLWPDVPNWAAGLTVSFPFLDLTANRARLAVEAADTAASQARLQGAVQRRRIETRQADVLLDAAAKMAANIPAQLSAARQADAQARARYEAGLTGIVEVADAQRLLAQAETEDALASLAVWRARLAQAAAHGDLTAFLTEAAMPTGPRVKP
- a CDS encoding efflux RND transporter permease subunit; protein product: MRLTLAALSRPITIIVAVLGLAVAAGLAVRRMPVDIFPTVGDPAVYVAQPYGGMDPAQMDGFLTYYYEYHFLYISGIEHIESKSIQGVALLKLVFHPGTDMNQAMAQVVGYVNRARAFMPPGAVPPFITRFDAGSVPIGQLVFSSPTRLPAEMQDIALNRVRPLFATLPGVSAPPPFGGNQRTIVVRLDPERLQSYRVSPEEAIAAVNRATVVTPSGNVRTGDLNRIASTNATLGGNLSELLEAPVRVGSGTTVYLRDLGVVENGTDIVSSYAHVNGKRTVYIPVTKRSDASTLSVIAAVRQNLAAMQALVPEDVEIRLEFDQSRYVTSAIRNLVTEGLLGALLTGLMVLLFLRDWKSALIVVATIPGALMAAVVGLWLGGQTMNLMTLGGLALAVGVLVDEATVAIESIHSQLGRGAAKVDAVIEASRVTSVPRLLAMLVVVAVFLPAFSLVGVPRQLFVPLALAVTLAMAASYVLSSTLVPVLSAWWLRTHADDSRSFAKAQARYAAVLHRVLAARGVTVIGYLVACAAVLAVLLPRLGVELFPVTGSDQLQMRLRAPTGTRIERTEPLTLRVLEAVKNEVGADNVSISTAFIGVQPASYPINTIYLWTSGPHEAVLLVSLTAEASRDAAGLRERLRARLKKAVPEMTVSFEAGDIVSQVMSFGSPTPVEVAVQGLNLQQNREHAAKIQAALAPLPFLRDLQIAQPLDYPTLNVNIDRERAGQYGLTMSNVARSLLTATASSRFVEPNYWRDPVGGNAFQIQVEIPQSRIASAQDLEALPVMAGGTQATTLGDVASVATGVMPGMIERYNGQRVVSMTANLHGMTLGQALPAIRDAIATVGEVPRGVTVALRGQVPALEQTVSALQSGLGLSVLAIALLLTAYFQSWRLALAVLAAVPAALSGVVLMLWATGTSMNVQSFVGATMATGIGVANAILLVSFAEAARRQGESSLSAAATGSVGRLRAVLMTAAAMMIGMVPMALGLGDGGDQAAPLGRAVIGGLMAATAATLLVVPACYALLQASASTRTASLNPSDLASDGHAPS
- a CDS encoding efflux RND transporter periplasmic adaptor subunit — translated: MHLHRSFVAFSAALVLISPAVARGQAVETAPVTRRADQRVVQLPGELTPFQASALSARIGGFVEHVQVDRGSVVKQGQVLATLAVPELTAQSAEARSRVLLAEARRAEAESKVTTVVSTLERLKRAASTPGTVAGLDLLRAEEDVASARAAFQTQVQAIEGAKAALQSVLALEEYRSIVAPFAGRITERLVHPGALVGPTTGPLFRLEQVSRLRLVLPVPEHSLGVIAMGRILEFRVPAHPGRTFSAKLARSAGSLDSRTRTMSIEADVDNAAGLLAPGMFPEVSWTIARETAGMLVPATAVVTTTERTFVIRVTNGKAEWVTVKKGAAAGDQVEVAGDLKPGDLVVKRATDEIRNGSVLKS
- a CDS encoding metalloregulator ArsR/SmtB family transcription factor, whose product is MPKPVRFKTAVYDLIAQVGKAASNPVRLEILDLLAQAPRTVEAVAGQIEHSVANTSHHLQVLRRARLVETEKAGLYVTYRLADALVGTFVLQLRTLARARLDEIDRVRRDYLDHRGALDAVGQNELIRKVRSGEVTVVDVRPAREFDAGHIPGAVSIPLGELKKRLRELPKHRDIVAYCRGPYCVMSTDAAALLRAKGYRAQAMAEGVPEWRAKGWRIDTSKGRRESARP
- a CDS encoding MFS transporter, whose product is MTASAPTEGAAIRLGLRENLGQFSLLIVVNAFVGAMVGLERSILPAIAEQEFQLAARTAVLSFIVVFGVAKALTNYGAGRLSDRWGRKHVLVAGWLVAAPVPFLLMWAPTWNWILFANLLLGISQGLTWSTTVIMKIDLVGPKQRGLAMGLNEFAGYLAVAASALATGWIATRYGVRPQPFYLGVVYVIVGLALSALLVRETRHHVSHESALAGALPPGGIPTAREVFWRTTLLDRDLSSISQAGLVNNLNDGMAWGLFPMVFAAAGMNLAQVGLLAAVYPATWGVSQLVTGALSDRIGRKPLIVWGMWIQAAGIGVVTMAQAFTGFVVGGLLLGIGTAMVYPALLAAIGDVAHPRWRASAVGVYRLWRDLGYAIGALLAGITADAFGLNVAMWVIAALTFVSGLVSALRMSETLQVPRE
- a CDS encoding DsrE family protein; the protein is MPNTLFILNDPPYGTERSYNALRLAGSLSKREGEDVKVFLLGDAASCAKKDQKVPQGYYNTELMLRAVGRHGGEIGVCGTCMDARGIADPELIDTTHRSTLEELTNWVQWADRALVF
- a CDS encoding FAD/NAD(P)-binding oxidoreductase: MVGQRTAGAITRPLARLARKGIDVRIGNIEHIDPERRTATVAGETLEADYLVITLGADLSPESIPGLAESGHNFYTRSGAESLWAALRQLRTGRIVVLTAAPAYKCPAAPYEGAMLIDGWCREQGLRDAVQIDVYAAEPAPMGVAGPHVSSAVTQLLAAKGIPYHPGHQVTAVDASRKRLTFANGEEAAFDLLAYVPPHRAPAVIRDSGLASDSGWMSVDRHTMQTRWPNVYAIGDVVSIPLTLGKPLPKAGVFAHSQARVVAGNIAQAIAGQVESARFDGHGDCFIEIGGGKAGMGGGNFYAEPKPEVTLRPPARRWHLGKVWVEKSWLYTKL
- a CDS encoding ABC transporter ATP-binding protein, producing the protein MAAGVGIRIEGLSKRYGAGDTAVDALVDVNMEVAPGEVVGLIGPSGSGKTTLLKCLGAVIEPTRGRMTLGGTVIYDHGWKIPDLRVLRRDRIGFIFQAPYLIPFLDATDNVALLLMLAGHPNGESRARARELLQALDVAHRASALPSELSGGEQQRVSIARALANRPPVILADEPTAPLDSERGLAVMRILHQLATQYETAIIVVTHDEKIIPTFKRIYHIRDGRTVEQAGAGLHL